One genomic region from Phycisphaeraceae bacterium encodes:
- a CDS encoding DUF4340 domain-containing protein → MKQRQMRLLIVCLGLVGLIIVGVLVVPRKSAEPSTQTLLPILAQRINDAAAIELKSDSGTLTLERSGEGWVIPSKTSLPARMDKIRPLLVALSEMKALDEKTSNPEMYARIGVAEPGSGGQGTLVTVTSASGEKLASIIVGIATREGTAEQRYVRLPADSRSWLVPATVEVTTDPINWIVRELTRIDGSRVQSLNIIHPDGDEIGLSRADTAQPNFDVAPVPDGFELRSAGIADPMSRALTSLNFDDVRPAAGKLFGSPIEVVFQMFDGLVVSIQIYDYEGEKWAVFDANSVGADIVPDQLETLQARFKGREFMIPSWAATNLSRRMSELTEPKAAPSPQPATDSPRGPVFD, encoded by the coding sequence ATGAAGCAGCGACAGATGCGACTCTTGATTGTGTGTCTGGGATTGGTCGGGCTGATAATTGTCGGCGTGCTGGTGGTGCCGCGTAAAAGCGCAGAGCCTTCGACGCAGACATTGCTGCCGATACTTGCCCAGCGCATCAATGATGCTGCTGCGATCGAACTCAAATCAGATTCCGGAACGTTGACGCTTGAGCGCAGCGGCGAAGGCTGGGTGATCCCTTCCAAGACTTCGCTACCGGCGCGAATGGACAAAATTCGCCCATTACTGGTGGCTCTCTCCGAGATGAAGGCGCTCGATGAGAAAACATCGAATCCCGAGATGTATGCACGCATCGGCGTGGCCGAGCCCGGGTCCGGGGGGCAAGGCACGCTCGTGACAGTGACCTCAGCCAGCGGCGAGAAGCTCGCGTCCATCATTGTCGGGATCGCGACGCGCGAGGGCACCGCCGAGCAGCGGTATGTGCGGCTGCCCGCCGACTCCCGTTCGTGGCTGGTGCCTGCGACGGTCGAGGTCACAACCGACCCGATCAACTGGATTGTGCGCGAACTGACGCGAATAGACGGCTCACGCGTGCAGTCACTGAACATCATTCACCCTGATGGCGATGAGATCGGGCTTTCGCGGGCTGACACTGCGCAGCCGAACTTCGATGTCGCGCCGGTTCCCGATGGTTTCGAGCTGCGCAGCGCGGGAATCGCCGACCCGATGAGCCGGGCGCTGACCAGTCTCAACTTTGACGATGTTCGCCCTGCGGCGGGCAAGCTGTTTGGCTCGCCGATCGAGGTGGTATTCCAGATGTTTGATGGCCTGGTGGTGTCGATCCAGATCTACGACTACGAGGGAGAAAAGTGGGCGGTTTTTGATGCCAACTCTGTTGGTGCAGACATCGTGCCCGACCAGTTGGAAACGCTTCAAGCGCGATTCAAGGGTCGAGAATTCATGATTCCCAGCTGGGCAGCGACGAACCTGTCGCGGCGCATGTCTGAGTTGACCGAGCCGAAGGCTGCGCCATCCCCGCAACCCGCGACCGACAGCCCGCGCGGTCCAGTATTTGATTGA
- a CDS encoding WXG100 family type VII secretion target, with protein sequence MAKAVVDPEELRRFAQSLKRFNANLSTQMNALNGQMQALSQTWRDQEHAKFINEFEHTLRTLTRFTQASEQHIPFLLRKADRIEEYLRQR encoded by the coding sequence ATGGCCAAGGCTGTTGTCGATCCTGAAGAACTGCGTCGTTTTGCCCAATCACTCAAGCGGTTCAATGCGAATCTCTCGACCCAGATGAATGCGCTCAACGGGCAGATGCAGGCGCTGAGCCAGACCTGGCGCGACCAGGAGCACGCCAAGTTCATCAATGAGTTCGAACACACGCTGCGAACCTTGACCCGATTTACGCAGGCATCCGAGCAGCACATTCCATTTCTCCTGCGCAAGGCGGATCGGATCGAAGAGTATCTGCGGCAGAGGTAG